A single window of [Clostridium] hylemonae DSM 15053 DNA harbors:
- the pfkA gene encoding 6-phosphofructokinase, whose product MADKIIRTIGVLTSGGDAPGMNAAIRAVVRTALGKGLKVRGIRRGYQGLLNEEIIDLSARDVSDTIQRGGTILQTARCEEMRTEEGQQKAAAICKKYGIDGLVVIGGDGSFAGAQKLSRLGINTIGLPGTIDLDIACTEYTIGFDTAVNTAMEAIDKVRDTSTSHERCSIIEVMGRDAGYLALWCGIANGAERILMPEEHDYNEDAIVQDIQECRKRGKKNYIIINAEGIGDSMNMAKRIEEATGMETRATVLGHMQRGGSPTCKDRVYASIMGAMAVDLLIEGKSNRVVGYRHGEYVDFDIDEALGMKKGIPTYQYEIARELAL is encoded by the coding sequence ATGGCAGACAAAATAATTCGTACAATAGGCGTTTTGACGAGCGGCGGAGATGCCCCCGGAATGAATGCTGCTATCCGCGCGGTCGTAAGGACGGCATTAGGGAAAGGCTTGAAAGTAAGAGGCATCAGAAGAGGATATCAGGGTCTTTTGAATGAAGAGATCATCGACCTGTCCGCCAGAGATGTATCCGATACCATTCAGCGCGGAGGGACCATTCTCCAGACGGCAAGATGTGAAGAGATGCGCACGGAAGAGGGGCAGCAGAAAGCCGCGGCGATATGTAAAAAATATGGAATAGACGGTCTGGTAGTCATCGGCGGAGACGGTTCTTTTGCCGGCGCTCAGAAGCTGTCCAGACTTGGGATCAATACAATAGGACTCCCGGGCACGATCGATCTTGATATTGCCTGTACGGAGTATACGATCGGATTTGACACGGCTGTCAATACGGCCATGGAAGCGATCGACAAAGTAAGAGATACGTCCACATCCCACGAAAGATGTTCGATCATTGAGGTGATGGGAAGAGACGCGGGATACCTTGCACTCTGGTGCGGGATCGCCAACGGCGCGGAGCGTATTCTCATGCCGGAGGAACACGATTACAACGAGGACGCTATAGTCCAGGATATACAGGAGTGCAGAAAGCGCGGTAAAAAGAACTATATTATCATCAATGCCGAAGGTATCGGTGATTCCATGAACATGGCAAAGAGGATCGAGGAGGCCACCGGCATGGAGACGAGAGCCACGGTTCTCGGCCACATGCAGCGCGGCGGAAGTCCGACGTGCAAAGACAGGGTATATGCGTCTATCATGGGAGCTATGGCTGTAGATCTGCTGATCGAAGGCAAGTCCAACCGTGTTGTCGGTTACAGACACGGCGAGTACGTAGATTTTGACATCGACGAGGCGCTTGGAATGAAGAAGGGTATTCCGACCTACCAGTATGAGATCGCGAGAGAGCTGGCACTTTAG
- the murI gene encoding glutamate racemase — protein sequence MNSNKDRTAPIGVFDSGVGGLTVAREIMRQLPDENIVYFGDTARVPYGSKSRNNIIRFSRQIIRFLETKGVKAIVIACNTASALALDVVKEESGIPIIGVIVPGARAAVKETKSKKIGVVGTEATIQSHTYSKVITDMEPEASVIGKPCPLFVPLVEEGFAKHHVTDEIIEYYLDEMKHSDIDTMILGCTHYPLLRSRIMEYFGENVNIVNPAYETAMDLKALLAEHDMENNSGSLARYEFYVSDTAEKFKHFANSILPYNVETIQQINIEDY from the coding sequence TTGAACAGTAATAAAGACAGGACGGCGCCCATAGGAGTGTTTGATTCCGGCGTGGGGGGACTTACCGTGGCGCGGGAGATCATGCGCCAGCTGCCGGATGAAAATATCGTCTATTTCGGAGACACGGCCAGAGTTCCGTACGGCAGCAAGTCCAGAAATAATATAATCCGGTTTTCACGGCAGATCATCCGCTTTCTTGAGACGAAGGGCGTGAAGGCCATTGTCATAGCGTGCAATACAGCAAGCGCACTGGCGCTGGACGTCGTGAAAGAGGAGTCCGGCATTCCGATCATAGGTGTCATCGTACCCGGCGCGCGGGCGGCGGTGAAGGAGACGAAGAGCAAAAAGATAGGAGTGGTCGGAACGGAGGCGACGATCCAGAGTCATACATACTCCAAGGTCATCACGGATATGGAGCCGGAGGCTTCGGTGATAGGAAAGCCGTGCCCGCTGTTTGTGCCGCTGGTGGAGGAAGGGTTTGCGAAGCACCATGTCACGGATGAGATTATTGAATATTATCTGGATGAGATGAAGCATTCGGACATCGATACGATGATACTCGGCTGTACCCACTATCCGCTTCTGAGGTCCCGTATCATGGAGTATTTCGGAGAGAATGTAAATATCGTAAATCCGGCCTACGAGACGGCCATGGATCTGAAAGCTCTGCTTGCGGAGCATGACATGGAGAACAATTCCGGAAGCCTTGCCCGGTACGAGTTCTATGTAAGCGATACGGCTGAGAAGTTTAAGCATTTTGCCAACTCTATACTGCCGTACAACGTAGAGACCATTCAGCAAATCAATATTGAGGATTATTAG
- a CDS encoding DNA polymerase III subunit alpha → MSFAHLHVHTEYSLLDGSNKIKECISRVKELGMDSVAITDHGVMFGVIDFYRAAKEAGVKPVLGCEVYVAPGSRFDKEAGGSGEDRYYHLVLLAENDMGYHNLMKLVSRGFTEGYYYKPRVDLELLEEYHEGIIALSACLAGEVQRNIMRGMYSEAKAAAQRYEGIFGEGNFFLELQDHGMQEQKMVNQSLLRLSQETGIELVATNDIHYTYEDDVKPHDILLCLQTGKKLADEDRMRYEGGQYYIKSEEEMRRLFPYALQALENTQKIADRCNVEIEFGVTKLPKYDVPEGYTSWEYLRKLCFEGLKRRYPDGEEALAERLEYELSVIQSMGYVDYFLIVWDFIKYAKDHDIIVGPGRGSAAGSIVSYCLDITSIDPIKYQLLFERFLNPERVSMPDIDIDFCFERRQEVIDYVVEKYGSDRVVQIVTFGTLAARGVIRDVGRVMDLPYAFVDNIAKMVPTELNMTLERALAMNPELRRVYQEDEQVRELIDMSKRLEGLPRHTSMHAAGVVISQKAVDEYVPLSLGSDGSVTTQFTMTTLEELGLLKMDFLGLRTLTVIQNAAQLAGVSTGQPIDMDNIDYDDKKVLSSIGTGRTDGIFQLESGGMKSFMKELKPQSLEDIIAGISLYRPGPMDFIPQYIKGKNNAQSITYDCPQLEPILAPTYGCIVYQEQVMQIVRDLAGYTLGRSDLLRRAMSKKKGDVMKKERQNFVYGNEEEGVPGCIKNGIDEKTANKIYDEMIDFAKYAFNKSHAAAYAVVSYQTAWLKYYYPVEFMAALMTSCIDNPGKVAEYIYTCRQQMGIEIMPPDINKGLGNFTVENGRIRYGLAAIKSIGRPVIDAIVSERGAGGPFKTLKDFIERMSGKEVNKRTLENFIKSGAFDSLGGTRKQFMIIYVQILDQVNQERKYSMTGQMTLFDMVDEDQKAEFDIPLPDVGEYEKENLLSFEKEVLGIYLSGHPMEEYEEKWKKSITRTTLDFQLDEETGQTKVHDGAQEVVGGIIADKTIKYTKNNKTMAFLTLEDLAGTVEVVVFPKVYEKHQRYLTEENKVFVKGRVSEEDEAASKLICDDIVPFEQTKKELWLQYDNKAAFLAREAELYDLIKESDGDDQVVIYCKAEKAVKRLPRSRNICVEPGILSRLTNYLGESCVKVIEKPIENIS, encoded by the coding sequence ATGAGTTTTGCACATTTGCATGTCCATACGGAGTACAGTCTCCTGGACGGTTCAAATAAGATAAAAGAGTGTATTTCCCGGGTGAAGGAACTTGGGATGGACAGTGTGGCCATCACAGACCACGGCGTCATGTTCGGCGTCATAGATTTTTACCGGGCGGCGAAGGAGGCGGGAGTGAAGCCTGTCCTCGGCTGTGAAGTATATGTGGCCCCGGGTTCCCGGTTTGATAAAGAGGCGGGCGGCAGCGGTGAGGACAGATATTATCATCTTGTACTGCTGGCGGAGAACGATATGGGGTACCATAATCTGATGAAGCTCGTATCAAGGGGATTCACGGAAGGGTACTATTATAAGCCCCGTGTGGATCTGGAACTGCTGGAAGAATACCATGAGGGGATCATTGCGCTGAGCGCCTGCCTGGCGGGGGAAGTGCAGCGCAATATCATGCGCGGGATGTACAGCGAGGCGAAAGCGGCGGCACAGCGCTATGAGGGCATCTTCGGGGAAGGAAATTTCTTCCTTGAGCTGCAGGACCACGGCATGCAGGAGCAGAAAATGGTCAACCAGTCTCTGCTCAGACTTTCCCAGGAGACGGGAATCGAGCTTGTGGCCACCAACGATATCCACTATACATACGAGGACGACGTCAAGCCTCACGACATACTGCTCTGCCTGCAGACGGGAAAGAAACTGGCGGACGAAGACCGTATGCGCTACGAGGGCGGGCAGTATTATATCAAGTCGGAGGAGGAGATGCGCCGGCTCTTTCCGTATGCGCTCCAGGCGCTGGAGAATACGCAGAAGATCGCGGACCGGTGTAATGTGGAGATAGAATTTGGCGTGACAAAGCTCCCGAAATACGACGTGCCGGAAGGATATACGTCATGGGAATACTTGAGAAAGCTCTGCTTTGAGGGGTTGAAGCGACGCTATCCGGACGGGGAGGAGGCGCTGGCAGAACGGCTGGAATACGAACTGTCCGTCATTCAGTCCATGGGATACGTGGATTATTTCCTCATTGTATGGGATTTTATCAAGTATGCCAAAGACCACGACATCATCGTTGGTCCCGGCCGTGGTTCCGCGGCGGGGAGCATTGTGTCCTACTGTCTGGACATCACGAGTATAGATCCGATAAAGTATCAGCTGCTCTTTGAGCGGTTCCTGAATCCGGAGCGTGTGTCCATGCCGGATATCGATATTGACTTCTGCTTCGAGCGGAGGCAGGAAGTGATAGATTACGTGGTAGAAAAGTACGGCTCCGACCGGGTCGTACAGATCGTCACCTTTGGTACACTGGCGGCCCGCGGTGTTATCCGGGATGTGGGACGTGTGATGGATCTTCCGTATGCGTTCGTGGACAACATTGCCAAGATGGTGCCGACGGAGCTCAACATGACACTCGAGCGCGCGCTCGCCATGAATCCGGAGCTCAGGAGAGTGTACCAGGAAGATGAGCAGGTGCGGGAACTGATCGACATGTCGAAACGGCTGGAAGGGCTTCCGCGGCATACGTCCATGCATGCGGCCGGGGTCGTGATCAGCCAGAAGGCGGTGGATGAATATGTACCGCTTTCACTCGGCTCCGACGGATCGGTCACGACGCAGTTTACCATGACGACGCTGGAAGAGCTAGGACTATTGAAGATGGACTTTCTCGGGCTGCGCACGCTGACGGTCATTCAGAACGCGGCTCAGCTTGCGGGTGTAAGTACCGGTCAGCCTATCGATATGGACAACATAGATTATGACGATAAGAAAGTGCTCAGCTCTATCGGAACGGGTCGGACAGACGGTATCTTCCAGCTGGAAAGCGGCGGGATGAAGAGCTTTATGAAGGAGCTGAAGCCGCAGAGCCTGGAGGATATCATCGCGGGCATCTCTCTCTACCGTCCGGGCCCGATGGATTTTATCCCGCAGTATATCAAAGGAAAGAACAATGCACAGAGCATCACGTACGACTGCCCGCAGCTGGAGCCGATCCTGGCCCCGACATATGGGTGTATCGTATACCAGGAGCAGGTAATGCAGATCGTGCGCGACCTTGCCGGGTATACTCTGGGACGGAGCGACCTTCTGCGCCGCGCCATGTCCAAGAAAAAGGGCGACGTGATGAAAAAAGAGCGGCAGAACTTCGTGTACGGCAATGAGGAAGAGGGAGTGCCGGGCTGTATAAAAAACGGTATAGATGAGAAGACGGCCAACAAGATCTACGATGAGATGATCGATTTCGCAAAGTATGCGTTTAACAAATCGCACGCGGCGGCATACGCTGTTGTCTCCTATCAGACCGCGTGGCTGAAATATTATTATCCCGTAGAGTTCATGGCGGCGCTCATGACATCGTGTATCGATAATCCCGGGAAGGTGGCGGAATATATATACACGTGCCGCCAGCAGATGGGGATCGAGATCATGCCGCCGGATATCAACAAAGGTCTTGGTAACTTTACGGTGGAGAACGGGCGCATCCGTTACGGGCTGGCTGCCATCAAGAGCATCGGCAGGCCGGTGATCGACGCGATCGTCAGCGAGCGCGGCGCGGGCGGTCCATTCAAGACGCTGAAAGACTTCATCGAGCGCATGTCCGGGAAGGAAGTCAACAAAAGGACGCTTGAGAACTTTATCAAGTCGGGAGCCTTTGACAGTCTCGGCGGGACGAGAAAGCAGTTTATGATCATCTATGTGCAGATCCTCGACCAGGTAAACCAGGAGAGAAAGTATTCCATGACCGGGCAGATGACTCTGTTTGATATGGTGGATGAAGACCAGAAAGCGGAGTTTGATATTCCGCTGCCCGACGTGGGGGAATATGAAAAAGAAAATCTGCTCTCTTTTGAAAAGGAGGTACTGGGAATCTACTTAAGCGGGCATCCTATGGAAGAGTATGAAGAAAAGTGGAAGAAAAGCATAACGAGAACGACACTCGATTTTCAGCTGGATGAGGAGACCGGACAGACGAAGGTGCACGATGGGGCGCAGGAAGTCGTGGGAGGGATCATTGCGGACAAGACGATAAAGTATACAAAGAACAATAAGACGATGGCCTTTCTGACACTGGAAGACCTGGCGGGCACAGTGGAAGTCGTCGTGTTTCCGAAAGTGTACGAGAAGCACCAGAGGTATCTCACAGAAGAAAATAAGGTATTTGTAAAGGGAAGGGTCTCTGAGGAGGATGAAGCCGCGAGCAAGCTTATCTGTGACGACATCGTTCCGTTTGAACAGACGAAGAAGGAGCTCTGGCTCCAGTACGATAATAAGGCGGCGTTTCTCGCCCGGGAAGCAGAGCTTTATGATCTGATCAAGGAGTCTGACGGAGACGATCAGGTCGTGATATACTGCAAGGCTGAAAAGGCGGTCAAACGGCTCCCGAGAAGCAGGAACATCTGTGTGGAGCCCGGGATTTTAAGCAGATTGACGAATTACCTTGGGGAATCTTGTGTAAAAGTTATAGAAAAACCCATTGAAAACATCTCTTAG
- a CDS encoding InlB B-repeat-containing protein gives MKKLRKWIALLLAVVLVGANAVYSMSSALWASEIESQEEAAGSQTPNETEVNEQVQSSTEGVNVQVVEEKPEQKQSQPAAQKTETQPSGGQQDHNSEPAGQEPEADAPSEVKYEVIIHKPEVDGGTVKAWTSGDRRTVTYDASGRYKEEVAEGTAYNIEITADAGYEIDKVTGRNEDEISPAGTDGNISTYTIAGIAEDKEIFISFKEIKAEKTENNAVLSSNDNKTAERTDAGDTAAAESIKIRGNNKVMAGQSVELYADVEPEDAAGDITWTSSDPSAAEVTAEGDSSRQARVTGVKAGEVTVTAATQDGKVNTSFNITVKEKYTVNYYDQNNFLVKSEEVQPGTFLQGYTFTAPENQSFLGWYWQGRYLSNDEITQLEVTSDMNLHAVCVNIYTVTYRYGWDGAATTKSETEHVTAGGQPQTVPSVIKASTTGRNAKITAVDAAGYVFTGWKNEETGETVNNPAEAGISSDTTYVAQYEKESGNKFTLRTGSSGVKVYYAFKKQNGTPQDITDLAQLPVGSSITMNAAGNARILFYVSVERGYMTDTVYAPVSSNMAGEYFSFEKKHPDSTYYYFADQSNKAHEELGCDYWFTFGTWNNGNADRWFTITANPVKHTVVYDSAGGTPEPADTNKYTIHDTVTLSSERPEKTGYTFAGWKLEQTGDVYQPGSRIVMDEIYDDLNGSTQLKFTAQWKEHEQRIEGTIDNGTARFVSDEAVDEAEADNEVIGYVTSAGRSPEVSFKASEGYFISKVTVSKDGQTTTNRNVYGRKEYTYPPQSNVTTDIMVNVETEAEDAYIIFHRNDGSENDIVNTLTGKTGQTLVNTDMPSDIEGPEGYVFEGWYKTKDCEEGDKVTKLPSAYPAGETHYYAKWVRDTSVFDAALKGYEGVYDADRHGITFDISDKLLAGEAVSYETESAGKTEDNPQFTDVTEQKVTVTVTDKENGNTVWKGTASVKITPAELSVKTEGAEKVYDGDKLTAAGNISGFVKGETAAFEVTGSQTEVGGSLNTYDITWNGSAKKDNYIVKEDLGTLKVTEYAEQITVTTTGGIYTYDGAEHKAKVEVSQLPKGYYVEEASTDAKAADVTKEAVEARCDKLVIKNVSGEDVTGKLNITYKNGSIVVNPARLTVVTESAEKPYDGGALKAGGKMDGLVNGETAAFTVTGSQTKAGSSTNTYKIDWNGTAKESNYAVHETLGTLTVLEYADEIVVLTEGGEFTYDGSEHKAVVEVRNLPAGYSAEAYSDAAVTDVTTDKVTAACDHLVIKNADGQDITTKLRIRYVDGSIQVNPAVLTAVTYSADKEYDGTALTADGSISGFADNEDAEFAVTGTQTDAGTSLNDYDIRWTNAKESNYVISETKGTLKVDPKKVTITVDDSRKLYGEPDSPDSYTGSISPALVNGSDLGAVTYKRTGAGGDDNEKVGIYKDVLTADYTSNSNYDVKVVPGTFEIAGQITYDGNGSTSGSVPVDGAEYSYEADIQIMDRGELKRDGALFLGWSTVQSPLITTQAMEDEAMESIVGASVKMGRESVVLYAVWAVDIAGPGTGPDDVPDYKEFKVTYDGNGDQVTGSVEDTGLYEENYEYTVKDNGFQRAGYVFDGWNTQADGNGMSVKPDESYTITGDVTFYAQWEEDVIGEGENPNEPDGIPDRYQAVVYFEAVNGTVSIDKTVVTLYDMDGNPSELGIGTLQYTAEARAAGGYTQSSLTWTPQTPVVGMKITGTRTFTAEFDREETPAAVTPGGTTPGGTTPDGTNPGGTAPDGNNTVTPAAVIQAITEPVAELAEGIGNAIGDNVRQLVQSDDEGVPLANRASKDHKCCILHFLLVLLALIVEIEYTRSMKKRQRRIFELREEIALADKDIEAGKNQAA, from the coding sequence ATGAAGAAGCTTAGAAAATGGATCGCGTTATTACTGGCAGTCGTGCTCGTCGGCGCTAACGCAGTATATTCTATGAGCAGTGCGTTATGGGCGAGTGAGATAGAGTCTCAGGAGGAAGCAGCGGGCTCGCAGACGCCAAATGAAACGGAAGTGAACGAGCAGGTTCAGAGCAGCACAGAAGGTGTCAATGTCCAGGTTGTGGAAGAGAAACCAGAACAGAAACAGAGCCAGCCGGCCGCGCAGAAGACAGAGACACAGCCCTCCGGGGGACAGCAGGATCACAATAGTGAGCCAGCAGGGCAGGAGCCGGAGGCAGACGCACCGTCTGAGGTGAAGTATGAGGTGATCATTCATAAGCCTGAAGTAGACGGCGGTACGGTTAAGGCGTGGACCTCCGGTGACAGGCGGACGGTCACATACGACGCTTCCGGCCGGTATAAAGAAGAAGTGGCGGAAGGCACGGCCTATAATATAGAGATAACCGCAGATGCGGGATATGAGATAGACAAAGTAACCGGCAGGAACGAAGACGAGATCAGTCCGGCAGGCACAGACGGAAATATCAGTACATATACGATCGCCGGTATTGCAGAAGATAAGGAAATATTTATCTCATTTAAGGAAATAAAAGCAGAGAAGACGGAAAATAACGCGGTCCTTTCTTCTAATGATAATAAGACAGCTGAACGCACAGATGCGGGCGATACCGCGGCGGCAGAGAGTATAAAGATCCGCGGGAATAATAAAGTGATGGCAGGGCAGTCTGTCGAGCTGTACGCCGACGTAGAGCCGGAGGATGCTGCCGGCGATATCACATGGACGTCCTCGGATCCATCGGCCGCAGAAGTGACCGCGGAAGGGGACAGCAGCAGACAGGCGCGGGTCACCGGTGTCAAAGCAGGCGAAGTTACAGTCACGGCAGCGACACAGGACGGAAAAGTGAATACGTCTTTTAACATTACTGTGAAAGAAAAGTACACGGTTAATTATTACGATCAGAACAATTTTCTCGTAAAATCAGAAGAAGTACAGCCGGGGACATTCCTTCAGGGATACACGTTCACAGCTCCGGAGAACCAGAGTTTCCTTGGGTGGTACTGGCAGGGCAGATATCTGTCGAATGATGAGATCACGCAGCTGGAGGTCACGTCGGATATGAACCTGCATGCCGTCTGTGTCAATATTTATACTGTGACATACAGATATGGATGGGACGGCGCTGCCACAACGAAGAGTGAGACAGAACATGTAACTGCCGGAGGGCAGCCCCAGACAGTCCCTTCTGTTATAAAGGCAAGTACGACAGGGAGAAATGCCAAGATAACAGCTGTCGACGCCGCAGGATATGTGTTTACCGGTTGGAAGAATGAAGAGACCGGTGAGACAGTCAATAATCCGGCCGAGGCTGGAATATCCTCGGATACTACATACGTGGCCCAGTACGAGAAGGAAAGCGGTAATAAATTCACATTGAGGACCGGCTCGTCAGGAGTCAAGGTCTATTATGCCTTCAAGAAACAAAATGGTACGCCGCAGGATATAACCGATCTGGCCCAGCTGCCTGTCGGTTCATCGATCACGATGAACGCGGCCGGCAATGCGAGGATCCTGTTCTACGTGTCGGTTGAGAGAGGGTATATGACGGATACGGTGTATGCGCCGGTAAGCAGCAATATGGCCGGAGAGTATTTTTCATTTGAGAAAAAGCATCCGGACAGTACATACTATTATTTTGCAGATCAGTCTAATAAAGCACATGAAGAATTAGGATGTGATTACTGGTTTACTTTTGGTACATGGAATAATGGGAATGCAGACAGGTGGTTTACGATCACGGCGAATCCGGTCAAACATACGGTAGTATATGATTCGGCCGGCGGAACACCGGAACCGGCAGACACAAATAAGTATACCATTCACGATACTGTTACTTTAAGCTCTGAACGTCCGGAAAAAACCGGTTATACGTTTGCTGGCTGGAAATTGGAGCAGACGGGTGATGTTTATCAGCCGGGCAGCCGTATTGTGATGGACGAGATCTATGATGATCTAAACGGAAGTACACAGCTTAAGTTTACGGCTCAGTGGAAGGAACATGAACAGAGAATAGAAGGGACGATCGATAACGGTACAGCGCGGTTTGTATCGGACGAGGCAGTGGATGAGGCAGAAGCAGACAATGAGGTCATCGGTTATGTCACATCGGCGGGAAGATCGCCGGAAGTGAGCTTTAAGGCTTCAGAGGGATATTTTATATCTAAGGTAACTGTCAGCAAAGACGGACAGACAACAACGAACAGGAACGTATATGGAAGAAAGGAATATACTTATCCTCCGCAGTCCAATGTAACGACAGATATTATGGTAAATGTTGAGACAGAGGCGGAAGACGCATACATTATCTTCCATAGAAATGACGGGTCTGAGAATGATATCGTCAATACCCTGACAGGTAAAACAGGCCAGACGCTGGTGAATACCGATATGCCGTCAGACATTGAAGGTCCTGAAGGATATGTGTTTGAAGGATGGTATAAGACAAAGGATTGTGAAGAAGGAGACAAAGTGACAAAGCTGCCGTCAGCTTACCCTGCCGGAGAAACACATTATTACGCAAAATGGGTACGCGATACATCTGTATTTGACGCGGCGCTGAAAGGCTATGAAGGAGTGTACGACGCAGACCGGCATGGGATAACGTTCGATATTTCTGATAAGTTGCTGGCAGGCGAGGCGGTCTCATACGAGACAGAGAGCGCCGGAAAGACAGAAGATAATCCGCAGTTTACAGATGTGACAGAACAGAAAGTTACGGTGACGGTCACAGATAAAGAGAATGGTAATACCGTCTGGAAGGGCACGGCTTCTGTGAAGATCACACCGGCAGAACTGTCGGTAAAGACAGAGGGCGCAGAGAAAGTATACGACGGTGATAAACTTACTGCCGCAGGTAATATAAGCGGCTTTGTGAAGGGCGAGACAGCAGCGTTTGAAGTGACAGGAAGCCAGACAGAGGTTGGTGGCAGCCTCAATACTTATGACATTACGTGGAACGGGTCCGCGAAAAAAGACAATTATATAGTGAAGGAAGACCTGGGTACTCTTAAAGTGACTGAATACGCAGAACAGATAACGGTAACGACGACAGGCGGAATATATACGTACGATGGCGCAGAACATAAAGCAAAGGTAGAGGTATCCCAGCTTCCGAAAGGCTATTATGTGGAAGAGGCATCTACGGATGCGAAAGCGGCGGACGTTACGAAAGAAGCAGTGGAAGCGCGCTGCGACAAACTTGTTATCAAAAATGTCTCCGGTGAGGATGTGACCGGAAAGCTCAACATTACATATAAGAACGGAAGTATCGTTGTAAATCCGGCACGGCTGACAGTAGTGACGGAAAGCGCGGAAAAGCCGTATGACGGCGGGGCGCTCAAAGCAGGCGGAAAGATGGATGGTCTTGTGAACGGCGAAACGGCAGCATTTACTGTGACGGGAAGCCAGACAAAGGCCGGTTCCAGCACGAACACTTATAAAATAGACTGGAACGGTACCGCAAAAGAAAGTAATTATGCAGTTCATGAGACTTTAGGGACTTTGACGGTACTCGAGTATGCGGATGAGATCGTAGTGCTCACAGAGGGTGGAGAGTTTACTTACGACGGAAGTGAACACAAAGCAGTTGTAGAAGTCAGGAATCTTCCGGCAGGATACAGTGCGGAGGCTTACTCTGACGCAGCGGTGACAGACGTGACGACAGATAAAGTAACGGCAGCCTGCGATCATCTCGTTATCAAAAATGCAGATGGTCAGGATATAACAACAAAGCTTCGGATCCGGTACGTGGACGGCAGCATTCAGGTGAATCCTGCAGTGCTTACGGCAGTTACTTACAGCGCGGATAAGGAATATGACGGCACAGCGCTTACGGCGGATGGAAGCATCTCGGGATTTGCAGATAACGAGGACGCAGAATTTGCAGTGACAGGGACGCAGACAGACGCAGGAACGAGCCTCAATGATTATGACATCCGGTGGACGAACGCAAAAGAAAGTAATTATGTGATCAGCGAGACGAAGGGTACTCTTAAGGTAGACCCGAAGAAAGTTACGATCACAGTGGATGACAGCAGGAAGCTTTACGGGGAGCCGGACAGTCCGGACAGTTATACAGGAAGCATAAGCCCTGCACTTGTGAACGGATCGGACCTTGGCGCTGTCACTTATAAGAGAACAGGAGCAGGCGGAGATGACAATGAAAAGGTCGGAATATATAAGGATGTTCTGACAGCAGATTATACATCCAACAGTAACTATGACGTTAAGGTAGTTCCGGGAACGTTCGAGATAGCCGGACAGATCACCTATGACGGAAACGGCAGTACTTCCGGCTCTGTACCGGTGGACGGCGCAGAATATTCGTATGAAGCGGATATTCAGATCATGGACCGGGGAGAGCTTAAAAGAGACGGCGCACTGTTCCTTGGATGGAGCACCGTGCAGTCACCTCTTATTACTACACAGGCGATGGAAGATGAAGCCATGGAATCCATAGTGGGCGCTTCTGTTAAAATGGGAAGGGAAAGCGTCGTTCTGTATGCGGTATGGGCTGTGGATATTGCGGGCCCTGGCACTGGACCGGATGATGTTCCCGACTATAAAGAGTTCAAAGTGACATATGACGGCAATGGAGATCAGGTGACAGGCAGCGTAGAAGATACAGGACTGTATGAAGAGAATTATGAGTATACAGTCAAAGATAATGGGTTCCAGCGCGCGGGCTATGTATTTGACGGATGGAACACACAGGCGGACGGAAACGGCATGTCTGTCAAACCTGATGAAAGCTACACGATCACGGGCGATGTTACCTTCTACGCACAGTGGGAGGAGGATGTCATCGGTGAAGGTGAGAATCCGAATGAGCCGGACGGAATTCCTGACAGATATCAGGCAGTCGTATATTTTGAAGCGGTCAATGGAACTGTAAGTATTGACAAAACGGTTGTCACATTATATGACATGGATGGAAATCCATCTGAGTTAGGCATCGGTACACTGCAATATACGGCGGAAGCCAGAGCAGCCGGCGGATATACACAGAGCAGCCTGACATGGACTCCGCAGACACCGGTGGTCGGCATGAAAATTACAGGAACAAGAACATTTACAGCTGAATTTGACAGAGAAGAGACACCGGCCGCAGTGACGCCGGGAGGAACGACACCAGGCGGAACGACTCCCGACGGAACAAATCCGGGAGGGACTGCTCCCGATGGAAATAATACAGTAACGCCGGCAGCTGTGATCCAGGCGATCACAGAACCTGTTGCTGAGCTGGCAGAGGGGATCGGCAATGCCATTGGAGATAATGTCCGGCAGCTTGTACAGTCAGACGATGAAGGAGTACCGCTTGCCAACAGGGCTTCTAAAGACCATAAATGCTGTATACTTCACTTTCTGCTCGTCCTGCTTGCGCTTATTGTGGAGATAGAGTACACGAGAAGCATGAAGAAACGCCAGCGGAGGATATTTGAACTAAGAGAAGAGATCGCGCTTGCGGATAAGGACATAGAAGCAGGAAAGAATCAGGCGGCTTAA